From Hemibagrus wyckioides isolate EC202008001 linkage group LG11, SWU_Hwy_1.0, whole genome shotgun sequence:
taagcctgatcTTTGTATATTTCCTGTTCATTCATCATTCAGCACTGCTAGGGAATAACCAGTTTATCCAGCAACTGATACCAGAAGTTAGTTATcagattatatatatagatattttataTAGATTTGTCTATGTTTTTGTGTTCTTTAGAGCCTgtctttatttataatttgaCCACAAGCTAATAAACTACAGCAACAGCTCTTAAAATGGAATTGGAAAATAGCTTATGGAAATCTGATATTGATATACACCCTAATTTTTGTATTCATCTGCCACTGACTAAGATAGAGAAGGGGAAAATCTAACAGTGAACAGGTTTATTGatttgctttaataaaactattttttttatttgaaatttttgtgtaataaaaaCCCCTAGGTAATGCTACAGGGCAAACTATAGTGCTTTGAGCCTGATTAAGACATTATTCAAATCAGATGACAGGgggtagttttttttaaaagaaattaagaTCGGAATTTACCTGTGCGAACGGCCAATACATGAGTCCTGTCTGCAAGAAATCAGGAAAAGATGATTTAAAACATGTCCAGTGTTTAAATCATGCACCCCGTAAACACCAGGCTATTAACAGACttactgtgtatgtgttcagAAACTTGTTTCTCCAGTCTTCCAGTACGTCCTCTTTACACTCTAAAAGGCTCAAACCTGAAATGATCggcaatcatttttttttaatctactaTGTTTAATATGAGTTTAATATGAAACCTTCTAGAAAAGTGCATTATTTTGTTGAGGTGTTGTAATCTCGGTATGACTTGGATTGCAACACACACTCTACGTAGTGTTTAGAGCTGACAGTCAACACTCAACAAAATCAGTGACATTAAATGCTCTTAAATTTACTATTTAATGACTTTTTTGAAGACAAATCATTTTAGAGGTCTCCACAGATGCAAGGAGTAGCTAATGAAGTGTATATATAGCAACATATGGGCTACAGTCAGTAACAACTGTACACCAACAATATTCAGCTATAGGGTGGGCTTGATGAACTGGCCTGggagtgtataataataataataataataataataataataataataataataataataataataataataataataataatagcactgcTACGTCAGAACTCCAAGGTCCTTGCTATGATTCTGATCTTGAGTATCTGTGGAATTTCTCATGTTCTttatgttcttcctgtgtcaCAAAAGCATGCTGCAATGTGGACTGGgtactctaaattgccccattcaggtagtagtagtagtagtaataataatagaatgtgtactagtagcagtagtaatagcagtagtagtactTTTATAAGCCatagtaataatataacttGTTATAGtggcagcagtagtagtagtagtagtactattaGAAGTATTAGTAATAATAGAACTtgttatagtagtagtagtgtacaagacagtggtgagaccggccatgctgtatggtttagagacagtgtcactgaggaagagacaggagtcagagctggaggtagcagagctgaagatgttgaggttctctttgggagagacacggttggacaggattaggaacgagtacatcagagggacagctcatgttggacgtttgggggacaaagttaagGAAGGAGATGGTTtagacatgttcagaggagggagagtgtgtatatcggtaggagaatgttggacatggagctgccaggcaggaggcaaagaggaaggccaaagaggaggtatatggatggaataaatgagggtatgaagctagtgggtgcaagtgttgagggtgcagaagatagggataggtggagagagatgattcactgtggtgacccctgaagggaaaagccaaaagaagaagaagaagaagaagaagatagtagtagtagaagtagtagtagtagtagtagtattagaagtagtagtaataatagcacttatagtagcagtagtagtagtagtagtaccaTTAGAAGTAGTactagcagcagtagtagcagtagtagtagtagtagtagtagtagtaccaTTAGAAGTAGTactagcagcagtagtagcagtagtagtagtagtagtagtagtagtacattttatttgtcttgCCACACTTGCCTCAGGCTTGGTCATTAAagataaatgttagaaataAGCTTACTTTTAAACTTATAATTTAAATTCTTATGTAAGACATGTCCATGGTTAAAATCGCTAAACAAAtcaattaaactgaattgaaaaattGAATAGTAGAAGTAGTACTAGTAGAAgaagtagtaataatagtatttCTACAAGTAGACATAAGTACTAGCAGTAATAGTACttgtagaagtagtagtattagtaccagtagaagtaatagtagtagtagtgaatTTTCTCGAACCTGTGTAAAAGGCGCTTATGGCCAGAGGTAAGGATATGGTCTGGTCCATGGCGAGTTTCCTCAACACCGTGCTCACGGAGCTCCCTGGAAGTCTGCGCTCCAAGAAGCGCATCCAGAAGAAGTTGAAGTTGCCGTTGAAGCAGAAAGCGACGATCGCCACGTTTCTCGTGCGCCTCCAGTCAATCTTTCCATCATTTTTGTTCGATAAATACTGCTGCATAAAGTCTCCACCAGCGTACAGACCCGAGTACAGAGTCACATTGGTCAACCACGGGTACCTCCTGATGGGGTTCCGCATTCTTACCCACAGAGAAAGAAGCGCTATTTCACTGATAAACACCGGCGCGTATTGATCCAGTTCACACTGACAGAAAAGTTCCCATTCCCAATCCCGTGTTCTCTGAATCATTTAAACTAATTGCGTGAGTTAAACAGCTTGAACTTCAAAGCCGGTTTCACTACCTGCTCCGAGTGACGGCGCGCATACGCATCAGTCTCCAACTGGGAAGTTCATGAAGAATGAATGAGATGTTGTCAGGGGTGGAAAAAGTACAGGGAAATTACTACACTGAAGTGAAACTATAGATCATGTGTTAAAATCTtactcaacaacaaaaaaagaaataccaCTTTACCCTGGTTTAATTTTTGCTTGCTTGAGGGTGAGAGCCCTGGCCTATAGGTCAGTCAAATGTTTCACTATGCATATTGAAAGATTTGAATGAGCTAGAGGCTTCAACACTGTGAAGTTGAAGAAACAAGTTGAATTTTTTTCAGAAACAGAACTGCTATGTTATTTTCCAGCTCCTTTATTACTCAACAAACTGACCAATAAATGTCTGAGATATTTAAATGGCCTTGCTGTTATTATCTTGAAAATATCTTGTATACAGTGTAGTATTAAGTCAGAAACTCATATAAACTTGCAAGGACGATCTACTAGTTTGACCGGCTCAGACTGTGATTCAGCAGCTTGTAGTTGATCAGACAAGCTGGATTATTCAATACGGAGTAGTTCAGGCTGTA
This genomic window contains:
- the bmerb1 gene encoding bMERB domain-containing protein 1 isoform X1, with amino-acid sequence MIQRTRDWEWELFCQCELDQYAPVFISEIALLSLWVRMRNPIRRYPWLTNVTLYSGLYAGGDFMQQYLSNKNDGKIDWRRTRNVAIVAFCFNGNFNFFWMRFLERRLPGSSVSTVLRKLAMDQTISLPLAISAFYTGLSLLECKEDVLEDWRNKFLNTYTTGLMYWPFAQCLNFALVPLYLRTTFTGCCAFVWATFLCFSRQRGDGTLKAALNWIHQLNSGVKVQESNEK